GGTTCACCAATCGGGAGTAATAAGGGGCTGAAGACTATCGATTTTCTGGAAATTATTATCAGTCAGAGTAATGTTCCTGTCATTGTGGATGCTGGAATTGGTGCGCCTTCGGACGCTGCAAAAGCTATGGAAATTGGCGCGGACGCGGTATTGGTGAATACAGCAATTGCGGTTTCCAGAGATCCTGTTAAAATGGCCGAAGCATTTAAGATAGCCGTTATTGCCGGAAGGATGGCTTTTGAAGCTAAATTAGGATCTATCAATTCATATGCTGTGTCAAGCAGCCCTTTAACTTCTTTTTTGGATGACTGATAATTTCACTACACTTTTTAATACTTATAATTGGGAACAGACTAAGCAAAGTATATACGAAAAGACAGCGGAGGATGTAGTGCGTGCTTTGGGGAATAACAAACGGACTTTGGAAGATTTCAAAGCGTTAATTTCTCCTGCGGCAGCTCCGTACCTGGAACAAATGGCACAGTTGAGCAGACAGGCTACTTTGAAACGTTTTGGTAAAGTGATGCAGTTATATGTGCCGCTTTATCTTTCTAATGAGTGTAATAATATTTGTACTTATTGTGGGTTTAGCCTGGATAACAAGGTGAGACGCAAAACGTTGTCTCCTATAGAGATTATGCAGGAGGTTGCAGTGCTGAAAGAGATGGGGTATGATCATGTACTGCTGGTTACTGGTGAGGCGAATCAAACGGTGCATACGGAATATTTTAAAGCGGTGCTGGAACTTTTGCGTCCGCATTTTGCCTTGATTTCAATGGAGGTACAGCCGCTGGATACGGAGGATTATGAGGTTCTGATTCCTTTGGGGTTAAATACGGTATTGGTTTATCAGGAGACGTATCACCGGGAGGATTATAAGAAGCATCATCCGAAAGGGAAGAAATCGAATTTTGAGTATAGGCTGGAAACGCCC
The sequence above is drawn from the Pedobacter cryoconitis genome and encodes:
- the thiH gene encoding 2-iminoacetate synthase ThiH, coding for MTDNFTTLFNTYNWEQTKQSIYEKTAEDVVRALGNNKRTLEDFKALISPAAAPYLEQMAQLSRQATLKRFGKVMQLYVPLYLSNECNNICTYCGFSLDNKVRRKTLSPIEIMQEVAVLKEMGYDHVLLVTGEANQTVHTEYFKAVLELLRPHFALISMEVQPLDTEDYEVLIPLGLNTVLVYQETYHREDYKKHHPKGKKSNFEYRLETPDRLGKAGVHKMGLGVLIGLEDWRTDSFFTAVHLGYLEKKYWQTKYSLSFPRLRPFSGGLEPKVEMSDRELVQLICAYRLLNEEVELSISTRESVVFRDHVIGLGITSMSAGSKTNPGGYAVEPESLEQFEICDERTPEEIKDMLKEKGYEAVWKDWDRLLQ